The Polycladomyces subterraneus genome has a segment encoding these proteins:
- a CDS encoding 1,4-alpha-glucan branching protein domain-containing protein translates to MAQGALALILHAHLPYVRHPEREDALEERWLFEAITESYIPLLSMFQRLIKERVAFRVTLSLSPTLLSMLSDPLLQKRTLQHLDRLVELAEKEMVRTHNLPDFYPLAKAYKERFQEIRDFYLRYRGDLIQAFRELRDSGHIELITTAATHAFLPLVLTEEGVRAQVLTGIREFERHFGERPRGMWLPECGYFPGLDRLLAEQGIGWFVVDSHGVQHARPRPDFGNFSPVVLPTGVAAFSRDTACSEQVWSSKTGYPGDVDYREYYRDIGFDLDLETIGPYIHPTGIRHNTGIKYYRITGEGDHKEPYNPQWAREKAAAHAGHFLHLLTQRVWEGTNRTGRQPIITVPFDAELFGHWWYEGPLWIEMLLKKMHYDQVVVKATTPSEYLSLYTDYPECQMDMSTWGRYGYADVWLREENDWIYPALHKAEVRMSELASRWAGEQDQLIQRVLKQAARELMLAQSSDWAFIMDGKTAVNYAVQRTKHHINRFWKLEEMLTSNQVDETLLETVESLDALFPDVDIAAYRYRQPASEKENDRNTPRVLMLSWEFPPMTVGGLSRHVYDLSRYLVRCGWEVHVITTEVEGAPHEEIVDGVHVHRVHVVRPFGEAFIHWVAQLNLMMVDAVELLIKSGYTFDVVHAHDWLVEEAATTIKHRWGIPMIATIHATEHGRNHGIHTDLQHKIHHREWRLTYEAQRVIVCSRYMKQEVETLFQLPQDKLDVIPNGVDPEQLAPTNLGDETLEPFALPHERVVLFIGRLVREKGVDTLLTAAGNILARHPDVKFVIAGKGPMMEEWKNQAKRLGYGDRVLFAGFVSDEDRNRLLRNAAVTVFPSLYEPFGIVALEAMTAGSPVVVSDVGGLADVVEHGQNGLKMYAGDARSLATQVNALLDDPVWAQQLAEAGRQSIKQYDWSRIAQQTITVYQRVLGKMSHHDQTEEIPVPSLTK, encoded by the coding sequence ATGGCGCAAGGGGCATTGGCGTTGATTCTGCATGCTCATCTACCGTATGTCCGTCATCCGGAGCGGGAAGATGCTTTGGAGGAGCGTTGGCTGTTTGAAGCGATAACGGAATCCTATATTCCTCTGTTGTCGATGTTTCAACGATTGATCAAAGAGAGAGTAGCCTTTCGAGTAACCCTTTCTCTCAGCCCCACCCTGTTGTCCATGTTGTCAGATCCCCTGCTTCAAAAGCGCACATTGCAACATCTGGATCGGTTGGTAGAGTTGGCGGAAAAAGAGATGGTGCGCACCCACAATCTGCCGGATTTTTATCCTCTCGCCAAAGCCTATAAAGAGCGATTTCAGGAAATACGAGACTTTTACCTTCGGTATCGGGGTGACCTCATTCAGGCTTTCCGTGAATTACGGGATTCGGGACACATCGAATTGATAACAACAGCGGCCACTCACGCCTTTCTTCCTCTGGTACTGACGGAGGAAGGTGTACGGGCACAAGTGTTGACGGGAATACGGGAGTTTGAACGCCATTTTGGTGAGCGGCCTCGCGGCATGTGGCTTCCGGAGTGCGGTTATTTTCCCGGACTGGACCGGTTGTTGGCAGAACAGGGGATTGGATGGTTTGTTGTCGATTCCCATGGCGTGCAGCATGCTCGTCCCCGTCCGGATTTCGGGAACTTTTCCCCAGTGGTTTTGCCAACAGGAGTAGCCGCCTTTTCCAGGGACACGGCCTGTTCTGAGCAGGTATGGAGTTCCAAGACGGGCTACCCGGGAGATGTGGATTACCGGGAGTATTATCGTGATATCGGTTTTGATTTGGATCTGGAAACGATTGGACCGTATATTCACCCAACGGGTATTCGCCACAACACAGGAATCAAATATTATCGCATCACAGGAGAAGGTGATCACAAAGAACCGTACAATCCGCAGTGGGCACGGGAGAAAGCCGCCGCGCATGCCGGGCATTTCCTTCATTTGTTGACCCAGCGGGTCTGGGAAGGAACGAATCGAACGGGACGTCAACCGATCATCACGGTTCCATTTGACGCCGAGTTGTTTGGACATTGGTGGTATGAAGGTCCTTTGTGGATCGAGATGTTGCTAAAAAAAATGCACTACGATCAGGTTGTGGTAAAGGCCACGACTCCCTCCGAATATTTATCCCTTTACACGGATTATCCGGAATGTCAGATGGACATGAGTACCTGGGGGCGCTACGGATATGCAGATGTATGGCTGCGGGAGGAGAATGACTGGATTTATCCGGCTTTGCACAAGGCGGAAGTGCGGATGAGTGAACTGGCCAGCCGTTGGGCGGGAGAACAAGACCAGCTCATCCAGCGAGTGTTGAAGCAGGCGGCACGGGAACTGATGCTGGCGCAAAGCAGTGACTGGGCTTTTATCATGGACGGTAAAACCGCCGTGAACTACGCGGTACAACGGACCAAGCATCATATCAATCGTTTTTGGAAGCTGGAGGAGATGTTGACATCTAATCAGGTGGACGAAACTTTGTTGGAGACAGTGGAATCGTTGGATGCGCTGTTTCCGGATGTTGATATTGCCGCGTATCGATATCGTCAGCCGGCTTCCGAGAAGGAGAATGACAGAAATACCCCTCGGGTGTTGATGTTGTCCTGGGAGTTTCCTCCGATGACGGTTGGCGGTTTGTCGCGTCACGTTTATGATCTCTCACGCTATCTGGTGAGATGTGGATGGGAAGTACATGTCATTACCACGGAAGTAGAGGGAGCTCCGCATGAGGAGATCGTGGATGGGGTACATGTGCATCGGGTACATGTGGTACGTCCCTTTGGAGAAGCCTTTATCCATTGGGTGGCCCAACTGAACCTGATGATGGTGGATGCGGTAGAGCTCTTGATCAAAAGCGGATACACATTTGATGTGGTCCATGCCCATGATTGGCTGGTGGAGGAAGCGGCCACCACGATCAAACATCGTTGGGGAATTCCCATGATTGCCACCATCCATGCAACGGAGCATGGGCGCAACCACGGTATTCATACGGATTTGCAGCATAAGATCCATCATCGGGAATGGCGTCTCACGTATGAAGCGCAACGGGTTATTGTATGTAGCCGCTATATGAAACAGGAAGTGGAGACGCTGTTCCAATTGCCGCAAGACAAATTAGATGTAATCCCCAATGGAGTCGATCCTGAGCAACTGGCTCCAACGAATTTGGGAGACGAAACCCTGGAGCCTTTTGCGTTGCCACATGAACGCGTGGTGCTGTTTATCGGACGACTGGTGCGGGAAAAAGGTGTGGATACACTGTTGACCGCAGCGGGAAATATATTGGCCCGCCACCCCGATGTCAAGTTTGTCATCGCCGGAAAAGGACCGATGATGGAGGAGTGGAAAAACCAAGCGAAACGGTTGGGCTACGGGGATAGGGTTTTGTTTGCCGGTTTTGTCTCAGACGAAGATCGCAACCGTTTGTTGAGGAATGCGGCAGTCACCGTTTTTCCCAGTCTATATGAACCCTTTGGTATCGTCGCTTTGGAGGCGATGACTGCGGGGTCGCCTGTCGTGGTGTCTGATGTGGGCGGTTTGGCTGATGTGGTGGAACACGGACAAAACGGTCTCAAGATGTATGCAGGAGATGCCCGGTCCTTGGCGACACAGGTGAACGCGCTGCTGGATGATCCGGTATGGGCGCAACAGTTGGCGGAAGCGGGACGGCAATCCATAAAACAATATGATTGGAGCAGGATTGCCCAACAAACGATAACGGTATATCAACGTGTTCTCGGGAAAATGTCTCATCATGATCAGACAGAGGAGATCCCGGTACCCAGTCTTACGAAGTAG
- a CDS encoding TetR/AcrR family transcriptional regulator: MVAKAGLDRMTVVRTAAELADSLGLHQVTLAAVASRLGVRTPSLYNHVEGLGGLLRELALYGINKLGKRLERAAVGKATDDAVKAIMQAYRSFAREHPGLYEATLHAPDMNDTEAQRASEEVVNILLTVLEPFGLQKNEALHVVRGLRSLAHGFASLESAGAFGLPLDRDESYRLMVDLFLRGLNTICDDKSVHD; this comes from the coding sequence ATGGTGGCAAAAGCCGGATTGGATCGGATGACAGTGGTACGTACGGCGGCGGAACTGGCGGATTCGCTTGGACTACATCAAGTGACGCTGGCGGCAGTAGCTTCGCGATTGGGAGTGCGTACCCCCTCGCTCTACAATCATGTCGAGGGACTAGGTGGCCTTCTGCGCGAATTGGCCCTCTACGGGATCAACAAGCTGGGGAAACGTCTGGAAAGAGCGGCTGTCGGCAAAGCGACAGACGATGCCGTCAAGGCGATCATGCAGGCCTACCGCTCCTTTGCCCGTGAGCATCCCGGACTATATGAAGCAACACTCCATGCCCCTGACATGAACGATACAGAAGCACAAAGAGCGTCAGAAGAAGTGGTAAATATCCTGCTCACCGTCCTTGAACCCTTCGGTCTTCAAAAAAACGAAGCTCTTCATGTGGTGCGCGGCCTCCGCAGTTTGGCGCATGGCTTCGCATCGTTGGAATCGGCCGGTGCTTTCGGACTTCCATTAGACCGTGACGAAAGTTATCGCTTGATGGTAGATCTGTTTCTCCGAGGATTAAATACGATATGCGACGATAAGAGTGTTCATGATTAG
- a CDS encoding sugar phosphate nucleotidyltransferase: protein MKAVIMAGGKGTRLRPLTSRLPKPMVPLLNKPCMEYIIELLKRYGITEIAVTVQYLPQVIQRYFGDGSEYGVQLHYYEETLPLGTAGSVKNAADFLDDTFIVISGDALTDFNLDQAISFHQKKGGLGTLVLHQVDNPLEFGVVMTDETGQIIRFLEKPSWREVFSDTVNTGIYVLEPEILSFFEHGQVFDFSKDLFPMVMERGHALYGYVAEGYWSDIGNLAQYRKTQLDMLAGRVQVQIPGKEVQPGIWMGEGCQVAPTAKLEAPVFVGDGSVIESNAQVGPYTVIGKYNRVGKSAEVVRSVVWNRTQIDQAVVMRDASVTHDVRIGAGAQLAEDVVVGEKSRIGEKAWLRSGVKVWPEKQVAPAAILNSSLIWESEVRASLFGSDGVSGIANVEMTPEKVTKIITAYASLLKPRSHVLLAWDGDPYAEILARGVTASLLASGHCVKDVGCVPAPVARYGVGRLGCVGGIYLHRRGLGTEERMVLQFFDADGLPLDKGWERKIENAWIQEEASRPAPEGYGTLETHSRLVELYQSEALQSIDTAAIRKRGLKVVFHAANPMLFSVVHPMLTALGCRVVTVIGGDGQLQQEVKDNQADLGIHIEGDGQNFVLYTGEGTPLSQAATMLLQMMAAIARQSKIPVPVNTPSAWEQWLEQMGVQTVRTTTSPRSLLAVGQKQSLQVFYDAVYTLVTLLEVCAVKEKSLQQLLDELPPVYLLKEQVSCPVTAKGKVMRRLMEEIKEQPLELIDGIKVLMENGWALILPDENQAHFQVMAQGNTEQDAQDLITMYKDKISSFK, encoded by the coding sequence GTGAAAGCAGTCATTATGGCCGGAGGAAAAGGAACCCGGTTGCGTCCGTTGACGAGTCGTTTGCCCAAACCGATGGTGCCACTCCTGAACAAACCCTGTATGGAATATATCATTGAATTGCTCAAACGATATGGTATCACTGAAATAGCAGTCACGGTTCAATATTTGCCCCAGGTGATCCAACGTTATTTCGGCGATGGTTCAGAGTATGGGGTGCAACTCCATTATTATGAAGAAACCTTGCCGCTGGGGACGGCCGGCAGTGTAAAAAATGCCGCTGACTTTTTGGATGATACGTTTATTGTTATCAGCGGAGATGCACTGACGGATTTCAATCTGGATCAAGCCATTTCCTTTCATCAAAAAAAGGGTGGGCTGGGTACCCTTGTCTTGCATCAAGTAGACAATCCGCTGGAGTTTGGCGTGGTGATGACCGACGAAACAGGTCAGATCATCCGATTTTTGGAGAAGCCGAGTTGGAGAGAGGTTTTCAGCGATACCGTCAATACCGGGATTTATGTCTTGGAGCCGGAAATTTTGTCCTTTTTTGAACACGGTCAGGTCTTTGATTTCAGCAAGGACTTGTTTCCCATGGTGATGGAAAGGGGGCACGCCCTATACGGCTACGTGGCGGAAGGGTATTGGTCGGATATCGGCAATTTGGCTCAATATCGCAAAACCCAACTGGATATGCTGGCGGGGCGGGTTCAGGTTCAAATTCCCGGCAAAGAGGTACAACCGGGGATTTGGATGGGGGAAGGATGTCAGGTAGCTCCCACCGCCAAGCTGGAGGCGCCGGTATTTGTCGGTGATGGCAGTGTCATTGAATCCAATGCTCAGGTTGGTCCTTATACTGTCATCGGAAAGTACAACCGAGTGGGAAAAAGTGCGGAAGTGGTACGGTCTGTCGTATGGAACCGGACGCAGATCGATCAAGCTGTCGTGATGAGAGATGCGTCCGTAACACATGATGTCCGAATTGGGGCAGGTGCTCAGTTGGCGGAGGATGTGGTGGTGGGAGAAAAAAGCCGGATCGGTGAAAAAGCCTGGTTGCGGAGCGGAGTGAAGGTATGGCCGGAGAAACAGGTGGCACCCGCTGCAATTCTAAATTCCTCTCTGATCTGGGAATCTGAGGTTCGGGCTTCCTTGTTTGGTTCGGATGGCGTGAGCGGAATTGCCAATGTGGAAATGACGCCGGAAAAAGTAACGAAAATCATCACCGCTTATGCTTCGTTATTAAAGCCGAGGAGCCACGTACTTTTGGCGTGGGACGGGGATCCTTACGCCGAGATATTGGCCCGCGGGGTGACGGCAAGCTTGTTGGCCTCAGGCCATTGTGTAAAGGATGTGGGATGTGTCCCTGCCCCTGTAGCCCGTTACGGAGTGGGGAGGTTAGGTTGTGTAGGAGGTATTTACCTCCATCGGCGTGGTTTGGGGACGGAAGAACGGATGGTGCTTCAGTTTTTTGATGCCGATGGACTCCCACTCGATAAGGGATGGGAGCGGAAAATTGAGAATGCATGGATACAAGAAGAAGCCTCGCGTCCAGCTCCAGAAGGTTATGGTACATTGGAGACACATTCCCGTTTGGTTGAGCTATACCAGAGTGAAGCATTGCAAAGCATCGACACTGCTGCCATCCGGAAACGCGGTTTAAAAGTGGTATTCCATGCTGCCAATCCAATGTTGTTCTCGGTAGTACATCCAATGTTAACTGCATTGGGATGCCGTGTGGTTACGGTAATTGGCGGTGACGGTCAGCTTCAGCAAGAAGTAAAAGACAACCAGGCCGATCTGGGGATTCACATAGAAGGAGACGGGCAAAACTTTGTTCTGTATACGGGAGAAGGAACTCCTCTTTCGCAGGCAGCAACCATGCTGCTGCAGATGATGGCTGCCATCGCCCGTCAATCGAAGATTCCAGTTCCGGTAAACACCCCTTCGGCATGGGAACAGTGGTTGGAACAAATGGGCGTACAAACAGTTCGCACCACAACCTCACCGCGCTCCCTGTTGGCGGTGGGTCAAAAGCAAAGTCTACAAGTCTTCTACGATGCTGTCTATACATTGGTTACGTTACTGGAAGTTTGCGCGGTAAAGGAGAAATCGCTGCAACAGCTTCTGGATGAATTGCCTCCCGTTTATTTGCTCAAGGAACAAGTTTCTTGTCCTGTAACAGCCAAAGGTAAAGTCATGCGCCGACTGATGGAGGAAATAAAGGAACAGCCACTGGAGCTGATCGATGGAATCAAAGTATTGATGGAAAACGGCTGGGCCTTGATTCTACCTGATGAGAATCAGGCACATTTTCAAGTGATGGCACAAGGGAACACGGAACAGGACGCTCAAGATCTTATCACAATGTATAAAGACAAGATTTCGTCTTTTAAATAG
- a CDS encoding glycoside hydrolase family 15 protein, which translates to MRLPNGAYIASPSDDYSYVWIRDVGYTVLPYLTTTCDRYEKAMHALLDLFRRYEWKINIHTRHKPVHLYEYIHARYDKDLTEIKEPWGHAQNDAIGLFIWNIAQGIRHRKAILRDEKDREILQKLVWYLACVEYWDHPDNGMWEENMEVHASSVGAVVAGLQAIRLLVDVPEDLIRKGQQTLSLMLPRESVTKETDLALLSLIYPYQVVERGMAQRILKNVTSKLERTYGCIRYEGDQYYNHGKEAEWCFGFPWLGLCHAVLGNRQQAQEYWQKTLNLLPDDGRMPELYIGGTNRPNGNTPLAWAVAMVLLLKQHVSAVGEESSEAAAG; encoded by the coding sequence ATGCGGCTGCCCAATGGCGCCTACATTGCCAGCCCTTCCGATGATTACTCCTATGTGTGGATCCGGGATGTAGGGTATACAGTGTTACCCTATTTAACTACCACTTGTGATCGCTACGAGAAAGCCATGCATGCTCTGCTGGATCTTTTTCGGAGATATGAATGGAAAATTAATATTCATACGCGGCACAAGCCTGTTCATCTTTATGAATATATTCATGCCAGGTACGACAAGGATTTGACGGAAATCAAAGAGCCTTGGGGTCATGCTCAAAATGATGCCATCGGTTTGTTTATATGGAATATAGCACAAGGGATACGTCACAGAAAGGCCATCTTGCGGGATGAAAAAGATCGTGAGATCTTACAGAAGTTGGTTTGGTATTTAGCCTGTGTCGAATATTGGGATCACCCGGATAACGGCATGTGGGAAGAAAATATGGAGGTGCATGCCTCCAGTGTCGGAGCGGTCGTGGCTGGATTACAAGCGATTCGCCTGTTAGTCGATGTCCCGGAGGACCTGATCCGGAAGGGTCAGCAAACGTTGTCCTTGATGTTGCCAAGGGAAAGCGTCACCAAGGAAACAGATCTGGCGCTTCTTTCCCTCATCTACCCGTATCAAGTGGTAGAAAGGGGGATGGCACAGCGTATCTTGAAAAATGTGACATCCAAGTTGGAACGGACGTATGGGTGCATCCGATATGAAGGAGACCAGTACTACAACCACGGTAAAGAGGCTGAGTGGTGTTTTGGTTTTCCGTGGCTGGGGTTGTGTCATGCGGTTCTAGGTAACCGGCAGCAAGCGCAAGAATACTGGCAAAAGACGTTGAATCTGTTGCCGGATGACGGGCGCATGCCGGAGCTGTACATCGGTGGGACCAACCGACCCAACGGAAACACTCCCTTGGCCTGGGCGGTGGCGATGGTCTTGTTGCTGAAGCAGCATGTGTCAGCTGTAGGGGAGGAATCCTCAGAAGCAGCAGCGGGTTGA
- a CDS encoding DUF4912 domain-containing protein yields MEETDFWLQIIRRLDQGENQAAIAQSFGWTRGQFRYRLRRFRERYQERLEAAAGPEPISALERKHVRFWMDESWTREGLPNRVVLMAKDPWTVFAYWTVAQWRKDMVSRHFEKSWSHLPLFLRLHDVTDLLFDGEHAHSRQELSVHPDADHWYFRHVTPGRQYLLDFGTYTDEGVFFTILRSNVAGTPSHNVHDAFQRFGPVTALYVGSEGRNGYYQGVSKEPKWANRFTGYSLVEEGEEK; encoded by the coding sequence GTGGAAGAGACCGATTTTTGGTTACAAATCATCCGGCGTTTAGATCAAGGAGAAAATCAAGCGGCAATTGCTCAATCATTTGGATGGACGCGCGGGCAGTTCCGATATCGCTTGCGTCGCTTTCGGGAAAGGTACCAAGAACGCTTGGAAGCGGCGGCCGGTCCTGAACCGATTTCTGCTCTGGAGAGGAAACATGTTCGTTTCTGGATGGATGAGTCTTGGACCAGAGAAGGATTGCCCAATCGGGTGGTATTGATGGCCAAAGATCCTTGGACAGTATTTGCCTACTGGACTGTGGCACAGTGGCGAAAAGATATGGTAAGTCGTCATTTCGAAAAGAGCTGGAGTCATCTCCCCCTGTTTCTCCGATTACATGATGTGACAGATCTCCTATTTGACGGTGAGCATGCTCACTCCCGCCAGGAATTATCGGTTCATCCAGACGCTGATCACTGGTATTTTCGTCATGTTACGCCAGGTCGTCAATATTTGCTGGATTTCGGCACTTACACTGACGAAGGAGTCTTTTTTACTATCTTGCGGTCTAATGTAGCAGGAACCCCTTCACACAATGTGCATGATGCTTTTCAACGATTTGGACCGGTAACGGCACTATATGTGGGGAGTGAAGGAAGAAACGGATATTACCAAGGGGTGTCAAAAGAACCGAAATGGGCGAATCGGTTTACGGGATATTCCTTGGTGGAAGAGGGGGAGGAAAAGTAG
- a CDS encoding glycosyltransferase family 4 protein, protein MIGWSSCRMKGFQDFVRAMKLVSAKIPQAVFANLICTEKPLRLPGIPHKIHQPKTDRQMAHLYRSADVFVSTSWYEGFVLPVLEAMACKTAVVTTNSDGVLDFCHHGTSGFIVPPKRPRALASALLKVLRDRRLHRKLLVGAYHSALRHTKRQFEQDIVKTLEEIEQYHK, encoded by the coding sequence ATGATCGGCTGGTCTTCTTGCCGAATGAAAGGCTTTCAGGACTTTGTCCGAGCGATGAAACTGGTTTCAGCAAAAATACCGCAAGCCGTTTTCGCCAACCTGATCTGTACGGAAAAACCTCTGAGACTGCCAGGGATCCCCCACAAAATCCATCAACCGAAAACCGACCGACAAATGGCCCATCTTTATCGTTCGGCAGACGTGTTCGTCTCCACTTCGTGGTATGAAGGTTTCGTCTTGCCTGTACTGGAAGCGATGGCGTGCAAAACGGCTGTCGTCACTACCAATTCCGATGGGGTCCTCGATTTTTGCCACCACGGGACGAGCGGATTTATCGTCCCTCCCAAACGACCCAGAGCGCTGGCTTCGGCATTGTTGAAAGTGTTGAGAGACAGGCGGCTGCATCGCAAGCTGCTCGTCGGTGCGTACCATTCGGCTCTCCGTCATACGAAAAGGCAGTTTGAACAGGATATCGTAAAGACACTTGAAGAGATTGAGCAGTACCATAAATAA
- a CDS encoding MBL fold metallo-hydrolase yields MRITPFGHVVQLTFFPRLFPVNCYLVKEQDGFTLIDAALPGSAKKILEAAEQLGAPIVRIALTHAHSDHVGALDALHDAMPDTEILISKREARLLRGDKSLDPDEPSIPLRGSVPSCQTKPTRLLTAGDRVGSLEVIPSPGHTPGHVAFLDTRDGTLIAGDAYQTRGGVAVAGTLKPWFPFPALGTWHKPTALESAKHLRGLKPTHLAVGHGPVLSEPFSLMDHAIAEAERNLKEQM; encoded by the coding sequence ATGAGAATAACACCGTTCGGTCATGTCGTCCAACTGACGTTTTTTCCGAGGCTCTTTCCAGTCAACTGCTATTTGGTAAAGGAACAGGACGGATTCACCTTGATCGATGCGGCGCTTCCCGGCAGCGCCAAAAAAATTCTTGAGGCGGCCGAGCAGCTCGGCGCACCCATTGTCCGTATTGCCCTGACTCATGCCCATAGTGATCACGTAGGGGCGTTGGATGCTCTGCACGACGCGATGCCGGATACCGAAATCCTGATCTCCAAACGCGAAGCCCGCCTGCTCCGCGGCGATAAATCCCTCGACCCCGACGAGCCGTCCATCCCATTGCGCGGTTCCGTGCCCTCTTGCCAAACGAAGCCCACCCGTTTACTCACGGCGGGGGACCGTGTCGGATCCCTTGAAGTCATTCCGTCCCCAGGACATACTCCCGGTCATGTCGCCTTTCTGGATACACGGGACGGCACGCTTATCGCGGGGGATGCATATCAGACACGCGGCGGGGTAGCTGTGGCGGGGACATTAAAACCTTGGTTTCCCTTCCCTGCCTTGGGCACGTGGCACAAGCCTACGGCTCTGGAGAGTGCCAAGCATCTGCGCGGATTAAAACCAACTCATTTGGCTGTAGGCCACGGGCCGGTGTTGTCCGAACCGTTTTCGCTAATGGATCATGCCATCGCAGAAGCCGAACGCAACCTGAAGGAGCAGATGTGA
- a CDS encoding VOC family protein: protein MIRLDHFVVHIEQDQTKLESLKGKIEPIGFPFNPTSGKRTKGFQVANIWIGDQYLELVWLKTKDGGGWRKEWVEKYNRGLRGIFGLCLMTDQLDSLKNELLKRGVKASAPERITFKMLFGLLKKSLPFRCVYTPPIPGTDLQIFFLEMDSQEKYDFMRKYFMKPNAEKNGITGIKEAVVRCQFSEEAWKYIRAIFPSLSGGERMATYDMGETKLHFVQSDELGLKVELLAATTNEDLANESFEIENVRVTSILV, encoded by the coding sequence ATGATACGTTTGGATCACTTTGTAGTACATATCGAACAAGATCAAACAAAATTAGAATCTCTGAAAGGCAAAATAGAGCCAATAGGCTTTCCTTTCAATCCGACCTCCGGTAAGAGGACCAAAGGATTTCAGGTAGCAAATATTTGGATTGGAGACCAATACTTAGAGTTGGTTTGGCTGAAAACCAAAGACGGTGGTGGTTGGCGCAAAGAGTGGGTTGAGAAGTATAACCGAGGTTTACGAGGGATCTTCGGCTTGTGCTTAATGACGGATCAACTTGATTCGTTGAAAAATGAATTACTAAAAAGAGGCGTTAAAGCCAGTGCTCCAGAGCGGATTACGTTTAAGATGTTATTTGGACTATTGAAGAAGTCACTGCCATTTCGTTGTGTCTATACACCACCAATTCCGGGGACCGATCTTCAGATTTTCTTTTTGGAGATGGATAGCCAAGAGAAGTATGATTTCATGAGAAAATATTTCATGAAGCCGAATGCAGAGAAGAATGGGATTACGGGGATAAAAGAAGCAGTTGTTCGTTGTCAATTTTCTGAAGAAGCGTGGAAGTATATAAGAGCGATATTTCCAAGCCTTTCAGGAGGTGAGAGAATGGCGACGTATGACATGGGAGAGACAAAATTACATTTTGTTCAATCCGATGAACTGGGGTTAAAAGTAGAGTTGCTAGCCGCAACCACCAATGAAGACCTAGCGAATGAGAGTTTTGAGATTGAAAATGTTCGAGTAACGAGTATTTTAGTATAG